CTTAAAGAGAAAAAGCCTTGGAGCTATACCTCCGGGGGGAATATGCACTCTCTCCTCAAAGGATACTATTGCATTGAGGGGGAACTTTCAGAAGAAAAACGCCCCATTGAAAACCCTACCGATCTTCTCACCTTCCTTCTCGACCTTCTGAAGGCACTCCCCTACAATGTCACAAAACCGTTTGAAATTGATTCTTTAGCAAGTCTGTTGATGTATTCCCCAACACATGCTTTTCTTCTCAAGCCTGGCTTATCTCCCTTTAAAGAAGGATGGCTTGACAAAGGGTTTACTTATACATGGATCCGCGATTATGTCATCGACCCAGGAAAGAGCTACTATAATACTGTGCGCCTTGATCGCGAAATGCAGATACTTCTTGCTTCTAAAGTCATTCAAGGTGAGTTCTCTCCCCACGGGGAGGCCTTGTCTGTTTCAGACTTTCGAGCCTATTTACTAGACATCTCTCCTAAACAAGAAGATGACATTGACAATCTCCTTTTCCAGTCGCTGCGCCCACCGAAGCCCCTCCTTTTTGCCGATACCAACTGGGCTGATTATTTCTTTGCTTTCGCTGTCAACCCAGCGTCCTTAGAGCTAGACCTATATAGAATCAGTACCGATGGGTCTCGCGCCTATCCTATGAATTCCTGGCGCCCCTACCTAGATAGAACAACCTCAGCTCCTTGGGGAGTCCTCACCCGTCCCAGTGACCTCTCAGGAGCTGCCCTCTCCGATATCGCCCTTAAACTTAGAAGAGTCTAACTCTCACCTGCAATATCGGGCCTTCTTGACATATCAGTCAATTTTTGATCACAACTTACTTATTATAGGGCGATTAGATTTTTTTGTGAAAAATGGATTATAAAGCGCAAGTTTTACTCTCAATGTTTTTAGGGATGTTTGGAGCAAACCATTTCTATGCAGGGAATCATGAAGAAGGTGTAACGCCTCTGCTAGGGACTGCAGTTTTGATTTATTTTGGTTTACCAACACTTAGTTTTATTTTGACAACAATTTCCCTACTTCAGCTTAACGAAGGGAATTACACAGATTCTGATGGAAAAGTGATTCGGCAGGTTGTTCAGCTGAAGAAAGAAGAGATCAGTTCAACGGATCAGAAAACGACACTTATATTGTGCTCATTCTTAGGTTTTTTCGGAGCTCACCAATTTTATACCGGGAAGCCTCTTAAGGGGGTTCTAATGCTTTGTAGTTTAGGCGGGCTGCTTATTTGGTCTAGCATGAATTTGTATCAGATCGCAACTTGCGATTTTAGAGATGGTGAGGACAAGGTTCTCTGTCATTCCTACATCAAAGCAAATCACGGGATGTAAGGAATGCAGTTGTATTCCGCGTATCAAATAAGACATAGCGCAGTCTAGTTTAGGCGGCGCTATTTTTTTTTCCTGAGCATTTAGTTCAAAATGGTCTATAGCTAAAATCTAGCGAATATGTCATTCAAAAAATTATAACTAAAACGAAATATTTTAGCTATAACATGCGCGAGACTCCAATCACCGATGAGGGGCTGAAATGTCTCAAAGGTTTAGAAGCTCTTCGAGGAATTAACTTAATCTATACAGAAATCACTGATAAGGGATTGGAATATCTTGCGCAGGTGCCCAATTTAGAAATTATTACCATGGTGGGGACAAAGGTGACTGATCAAGGACTCACATTTCTGACATCTATGGAGAATCTCCGTCAATTGGCTCTTTTAAAAACAGCAATCACCGATGAGGCGATTCCTATTCTTGCAAAAATTCCGAATTTGGAACAGGTAGGCTTAGGCCCGGAGGTTTCTCAGAAGGGATTAAAGCAATTAAAGAACCTTCGTCCCCTCTTAAAAGCACGTGTTCTTTAGCGCTACATTCTAGCAAATGGAGCGATGCTTTTCCTTGCCATTGGCTTTGGCTGGCGGTGCTCCATTTTCTAAAAAGTTGCAGGCATTTTCAATATCTTGAAACAGAATATCTGCCATGTCGCGGCTAAAATGCTCGCGAATAACCATGCGAAGAAGGGAGATTTCTTCGGCATTGGCTGGCATGGTATAGGCTGCAATGACCCAGCCTCTTTCCCGTAGCTTAGCCGAGAGATCATAGACGGTGAATTTTTTCACTGAATCCTTAAGCTTTAAAGCAACAACAGGGAGCATTTGCGCATCATTGATCATCTCAAACTTTCCTGATTCCTTGAGTTTTTCTGCAAGGTATTGGGCATTCGACATGCAGTTTTTCATGATATGGGTGTAGCCTTCTCTCCCTAGGCGCAGGAAGTTATAGTACTGCCCAAGGACAAAAGCCGAATTACACGAGAAGTTAAGGGTATAGGTCGGCATCCATCCCCCAAGGTAGTTGACCTTAAAAATAAGATCTTCTGGGAAGTCTGATTCATCGCGGTAGATAATCCATCCGACTCCTGGGTAGACAAGGCCATATTTATGACCAGAAACGTTGATGGATTTGACTTGTTCGAGGCGAAAATCCCATACAAAATTGGGGCTCGTAAAGGGGGCAACAAATCCCCCACTTGCCGCATCAACATGGAGAGGGATGTCCCAGCCTTTCTCCTTTTTAACCTTTATTAGGAGGTCATTGATCTCTTGGATTGGGTCTGCTTGTCCCGAATAGGTTGTTCCTAGAATGGCGCCTACAGCAATGGTGTTTTCATCGATCCGTTTTTCGACTTCTTCGGTGGTGATAACGTACCGTCCTTTTTCAAGTGGAATGACGCGCATTTCAACATCGAAATATCGTGCAAATTTTTCCCAACAGACGTGCACTTCAGCCCCAAAAATAATGTTAGGCTCTGCCCCCTTTTTTGCCCGTTTTTTCCATTTCCATTTATGAGCTAAAAGGCCAAGCATAATTGCTTCTGAAGAGCCAATGGTTGCAGCGCCAATTGAGGAGCATTCTTCAGGTGCGTTAAATAGACGGGCAAGCATGTTTACACACCGATTGTGGATCACTTCTGTCTGAGGATATTCATCATGATCAATAAAGTTTTTGTGGAGGTTTTCAGTGATGAGTTTTTCTGCCTCAGGCTCCATCCAGGTTGTGACAAAACTTGCTAAATTGAGCGATGGATTGGAATCCATATTGAGCTCATCATGGATGAGTTGGTAGGCGGCATTTGCGGGCATGCTATTTTCGGGGAGTTCGTACTTTGGAATTCTCTCCTTAAAGTAGCGGGAGCTATAGGTTGAAACATGTCCCTTTTCTGATTCCTGAAGTTTACTTAAGTCATTTTTTTTGGTTATCATTTTTGAGCTTCCATGAAGGTTTTCGGAAATGAATCATTAAAATTGGTACGCCAAGGAACACAAGAGTGCCGATGGTTAAAAATAGAACGTAAAGTAGAGGGCTTCCAATTGAGAGTTGTGTAGGAGGAAAGAGCCCAACAACAATCGCAAATAGGGCTCCTAAAATCCCCACTCCTCCAACGAGCCACATCCCAAAATTCCCTCCAGGGATTGTGTAAGATCGCTTGACATCAGGTTGCGTGTAACGGAGACGAATTGCTGAAGCATAGAGGAGGATGTACATCACTAAGTAAAGAATGGCGGTGAGAGCTGTTAAAAGGAAAAAGGCGGTGCTTACTGTTGGCATAAGGAGAAATACCAATGCTAAAATCGTTACGACTCCCCCTTGAATTAGTAAGATGTGTGTAGGGACATTGTTTTTGTTTCTCGTTTCTAAAATGGGAGGGATGTCGCCTGCTTTAGCGGTTGCAAAAAGACCTTTACTCGGCCCAACGATCCATGCTGCGACCCCTCCTATCGATCCAAAAGCTACCAAAAGACCAATAATGGGGAGAAGCCAGTCCAAATGGAATATTGAGAAAAGCTCTTTAAATCCTTGCATGAGTCCGGCAGTTAAACTGATTGCGCTTGCAGGCAAAACAGAAGCAATTGAAAGAGACCCAAGCGAAAAAACGACTAAAATAATGAGCGCGGCTAAAAAGATGGCTTTGGGATAATCCTTTTTAGGTTTTTTTATTTCATTTGCGTGGACGGCTGAAACTTCTATTCCTGCAAACAGAAGGACAACACCTGCTAAAAAAGAGATATTGTTGAAGTTTGAAAAATCGGGAAAAAATCCCCCTGGACTTAGTGTGAATGCTAGGGGTTTTCCCATAAATATCCACGCGAACCCTAAGCCAATAATCAATATACCAGGAAAAATTGTTCCGCAAATAACCCCGAGAGTGCTCAACCAACCGGATGCAACAACTCCTCGAAAATTGATAAGCGTGGCTCCCCAGTAGACAATCAAAATCACAGCAACATTGAAAAATTTATTCGATGCAAGTTGCGGATTTAGAAAGAGATAGGAAAGTGCTCCCGCTGCAAAAGCAAGAATCGTTGGGTACCAAATGACGTTTTGGATCCATTGCAGCCAGATAGCTGTAAAGCCTGCATGGTCGCCAAAGGCTTCCTTTACCCAGCTATAAACTCCCCCTCCCTCTGACCATCCGGTAGCAAGTTCTGCCGAAATCAGTGATGAGGGAATTAAAAACACGATGGTAGAGAAAGAGAGGTAAAATAAAAGAGAATATCCTTCTTTTGCCATCATAGGAAGGCCGCGCAGGCTCATGATCACAGCGACATTCATCATCGCTAGGAAAAAGACACTTAATCTCTTTTTACTCATAATTTGAACACTAGTCTTATACTTCAACAAATTCAATATCTTTTTTTCCTGATTTTTCATATCTTCAGAGCTATGAAAACGTGGCGTGTTCTCTTTTTGTTTTTTTCATTTCCTCTAGTTGCACTTTATAATGGGAATCCTTCGGAGGCAAACATGCCGGAGCTGGGGCTCTGGGTTTCAAATGATGATTGGTGGGGTATCAAGCTTGGCTATGAGTGGGATAACACCTTTGACAAAAGGACAAAAGTAGACAATAGGCAGTCAAGTGTTCGAGATCGATATGACAACTATTCTTCTTTAAAAAACCAAGGGGTTCTTACATTTAATGTGAGCGATCGGTTTGAGTTTTACACAAAACTGGGCGCGATGAAACTTGAGATCACGCAACGTCCGATTGATATTGTGCGTCTTCAATATTTCACTGACAATCAATTTTTATGGACCGTCGGGGGGCGCATTATTTTGGTGTATTGGGAAGAAATGGTGATGGGGGTCAATGCTCTTTATTCAGGTTCTTTTATGCGCGTGAGTGAAATCCTTGAAAATGGAGCAACGCGCCGAACCTCTGGCGCGCGGTATAAATATAACGAGTGGCAAATAGGTGTAGGATTTTCACGAGAAATAGGAATTTTTGTTCCTTATGTTGGGCTTGCCTATGCTTCTATGCACTCTAATCTCTATAATATTCCTGACGATTCAAACTTCGCATTCCATGTTGCTGACGAAGAGGTCGTAAATAGGGAGCCATTTATCTTGTTTTTAGGGGTTGGGCTTACCAAGGGGAAAAATGTGAGTGTAAACTTAGAATCTCGTATGGTTGGAGAAAAAGCCATTTCACTCTCAGGCTCCCTCAGGTTCTAGTTGCAATAACAATTCATTTTTTCTATGATACCGCCAGTATGAAGAAATGGCTTTTTCTCCTCATTTTAACAAAACCTCTTTTGGGTCTTTATATGGGAAACCCCTCTGCCCCTCAAATCATTGAGGAGGGTTTTTTCTTTTGCAAAGAAAATTGGTTCGCTGTGAAAGCAGGTTACCAAAGAGACTGGGTTTTTGACCGGAATATGAAAGCGGTTTCAAAGATTTCGGGGCGCCTTGATACGTTTGAATATATTGCGGATCAAGGTGTGCTTACGGTGAATCTTATCGATCGGATTGAGCTGTATGGTTCAGCAGGGGCAGCACGCATTTCTGCATCTAATCGCCCTTCTAGGTCTGGTCTACGCCAAGAATACCAAACGTATGATGAGTTTATCTGGGGAATAGGTTTTCGGGGAAACTTTTATGACTGGAAGGGCCTTTCTTTTGGAATCAATGGGTGTTATCAGCGAGCGCAACCCAATATAAAATGGATCACTTCAAATGGGGCTCTTGTCAGCCCGAGATCGGGCTCTAGAGTTACATTTTGTGAGTGGCAAATTGGGCTCGGAGCCTCGTATCAAATCGATATATTTATCCCCTATATAGGGGCCAAGTGGTCCAATGCTGGTGCAACATTTAAACACCTTCCTCCCGGATTTCCTTCCATAGGCCGCCATTTTAAAACAAAAAATCGACGGAAGTTTGGCATGGTCATGGGGACCACACTTTCATCAGGAAATCGCTTTGCAGCAACTGTAGAAGCGCGCCTTATCGACGAACAATCCATCACCCTAGCAGCAGACATAAAGTTTTAACCAGACTGTTTGATTTGTTATTCCAAAGTCCGAAATCATTGAGCAGTTTTCAGAGAATTTAATGGGAATGGATATTGATAGGTCTCATCAGTCACTCAACGAATGGCAAGAAAATTACCCAGAAGATTCATCACAAATTGGAGTATGTAGGGCTTTTCTGCTTTTGGTGGAGATGATCTTTTGCAAAAGAGAACCATCATATCTGTTCTAGAAAAATTTAGATTGCAGGTGAATCCGCATAGACTAAACGATGCATTAAATAATTTTTGGGGCAAATCCATAACCTTCAACAAAGGAACAATTGGTCAATGGAAAAAAGAGTATAAGCATTTTCATGTTGAAATGTTTAAAGAAAAATGGAATAAATATTTAATAAATTGGAAATATGAGACAGATTATGACTGGAATTTTAACTACTGCCTTGAATAGTCCTAAGTCACCTAGACAACTTTCTCTAGTAAAAAAAGGATATACTCTTTTATTTGTGTTTTTTTGTCTTTGTGGTTTTTCAGATAATTATGAATTATCAGCCTGTTGTATGTTTAAAAATAATCCTCAATATGAAAGGGAATGGAAGGATATGGAGGAATGGTTAGAGTATCACAGGGTATTGGGTGTTGAACACTTTTTTATATACGCAGATAGATGCACAGAAGATTTTATAAAAAATTTTGATTGGTATGTTGATAAAGGTATTGTCACAATCATCAAAGTAAGAAATAAATCTTGGGATCATTCTAGTTTTCAAGCGCAGTGCCTTAATAATTTTTTGTCTAGTTTTGGTCACCTTACTAACTGGTGTCTTATGACTGACCCAGATGAATTCATCGTTACAAAAGCACATAATAATATCAAAGCAATGTTAGACTCCTTGGATGAAAATGTTGGTCAAATATTATTACAGTGGGTGGTATTTGGATCATCAGGCTATGAAAATTTACCTTTAGATGAGCTGCTTACAGAACGTTTTATCTTTTGTGGTGATAATGATTGGGTTGTATATAAGGGCATTTGTAAACCAAAATTGGTGTCTAATCATAATTCTTTACACAGCGCTTGCTTAAAACCTGGGGCAAAGACCATAATTGCACCTTTAGATTTTGCTCAAATTAATCATTATTGGACAAAAGATGAATCTTATTTTCGAATGAAAATGAAGAGAAGAAATGCGCTAAAGATGACAAGGGGGCATGTTTCAGAATTAGAAATTTCAGAACTCCTAAAGCGTTTTAATCGCAATGAAGATTACTCAATTTTTAATTTCATCCCAGCATTGAAAGAGGCTTTATACCTTAAGCACCAAGCCGTCTTGACAGAATACCAGGAGGTAGGATTCTGATTCTGGCCCTGATGCAAAAAAGAAGATAAAGTTGAAGCGGTCGAGCATTTAAAGGGGAAATGGGAAACTGTAGCAATGACTGGTGATGGAATTAACGATGCTCCAGCCATGGCTGCTGCCAGCTTTGGGATCTCTATGGGAACAGATGCTGCGATTGAAACGTCCGATATCGTTCTTATATCTGACGATTTGTCGCGTGTTCCTTGGCTTATTCACCATTCGCGGCGCTTAGTACGTACGATCCAACAAAACATCTTCTTTGCTTTAGCAATGAAGTCGATATTTCTGGTCCTTGCAATTGTGGGCCTAGTCTCTCTTTGGATGGCCATTGCCGCCGACACAGGGGCAGCCCTTGTTGTCGTCTTCAATGGCCTTCGGTTGCTAAGGGCTCGTACAGAAGTAAATTAAAGCCCACAAACCAGCCTTGCTGCTATCGATGGTGGTTGGTACTGCAGGGCCAGCTTTTCACCTGTTTTTGCTCAATCGGGGCAGATACAGCTTTCTTTGGTTGCGGATCTGCTACGATTGTCGGAGCTTTTGTTCCGATCTCAACTTTAACTTCGACCTCTTCTAGAGGTTCGAATTGTATAGCTAAACTGTTTTATTTTAGTTGTATCTTGAGAAGTATTCTTATCAAAATCCTCAATTCACAGAAGCCTTTTTTAAAGCGGCAATTTTAAAGAAAACCTTCAGCCTTACCGGAATTCGGTTTCATGGAAAACTTGTTGGTGTGATGGGGTATTTCGAAAGAAATGGGGTCATGACGCCCCCAATTGTCGGATATGACACCGCTCTTCCCCAGTCACTTGGGCTTTACAGAATGCTAACGGTGTTGATGTTTGATGAGGCTAAAAAGAAAGGGCTTCTTTTTCATATGAGCTCTGGAGCCGCCGCATTTAAAAGAGGAAGAGGCTGTCATCAAGAGATTGAGTCAATGGGAGTTTTTACGACGCATCTTCCGCTATATCGGCGGATTCCTTGGGTCGTCTTCTCATTTTTATTCAATAAAGTTGGAAAACCAATCTTAATGAGGAGAAAATTGTAGGAATCTGGTATGCTGCCTTTTATGAAAAAATATATAATTTTTGGTCTTCTTTTTTGTCTTCTTTTTTGTGAGGGATGTTCTCCTATGAAACTTGCACAAAGTGAGCCTGACCCCATTCCTCAGTTTCAACTCCCCCCACAGCCGGTGAAGGTCGCCCTTGTATTGGGAGGAGGGGGATCCAAGGGGCTTGCGCACGTAGGGGTTTTGCACGAGCTTGAACAAGCGGGGATTCATCCAGACCTCATTGTAGGCTGCAGCTCGGGAGCAATTATTGGAGCACTTTATGCGGATCAACCTCACGTAAAGAGACTCGAGAGTCTTCTAACTAACCTTAAGCGCTCTGATATATTGGATTTTTCTCTGTTTTCGTCGCCATTTGGGTTTGTTAAAGGCTTTCTTTTGAAGTCTTTTCTCATGGAGAACCTAAAGGCGCGGAGATTTGAGCAGTTTCAAATCCCCTTTATTGCTGTTGCAACAGACTTGTCAACAGGTGAGCTCATTGAGTTTGGTGGGGGAGAGATTATTCCCGCTGTTCATGCCTCGGCAGCAGTTCCTGGGGTCTTTGATCCCGTGAAGTATCTGGGGCGTTACTTAGTTGATGGAGGGGCAGCTGACCCGATTCCTGCTGATGTTGCGAAGAAATATGGTGCTCGGGTTATTATTGCTGTGGATGTTGGTGAGGATCTCAGTTCGAAAGAACCTTATCATCTTTTCCATGTTGCCCAACGCAGTTTGGAGATCTCTTATCGAAGACTGTCAGAGTATGTGACTCGAGATGCCGATGTGGTGATTCGAATGAACTTCCAAGATTTAGGAATGTTTTCTGATCGATATAACCAAGAAATCTACAAGCATGGAAGAGAAACGGCGCGCGAAATGCTACCCCAAATTCAGCGAGTCATTTTAGAAAAACTTCCTCCTGAAAAGAAAAATCTTTCCCCATCGTGGATGCTTATTGAATAAAAACTCCTGATTCGGTACACTGCTTACTCAATTTTAATGAGAAAAAGCAATAATGAGATATCTAAAATTCTTTCTACTTTTCCTAACGACAATGGCCTTTGCGATTGATGACGGAAGTCCGGGCTTAGAACAACGAGACCTTGAAGCGCTTCGCGATTGGATCAATACCAAACGACAAGTGACTGTCAAAGAGCGAGGGGGAAACCTTTCCATCAGTGGAGAGGTGCGCGCTGAGCTCCAATCGACAAATGAAAAGAAAAACGGCATTAAACAGCGGGGAAGAGGGGGAGAAGTTCAACCCTCGGCGATGCGTGCTTGGGATGTTGAGGTCAATCTGATGCTCGATTATCGAACCGATCGTACATGGGCAACTGTTAAGATTGAGTTTGACAACAACGCAGGAACGACAACGGGATCCTTTGATAAACTCTCTGTCGAGAGGGCCTTTTTAGGAGGGCGCATTGTCAATGCAGACACCTATACGATGGATCTTGAGATTGGTCGTCGTCTTTTGGGGTATACCTTTGATTCGAAGATTCAGTTCGGCTCCTTTATGGATGGGATCCTTTATAAATATGATCAAGCATTTGATGCTGCAGGGGATTTCTATTTCCATGGCGGTCCCTTTCTCGTGAATGAAAATATCGACCAATATGCTTACGTTGGGGAGCTTGGTCTTCTAAATGTAGGACAAACAGGTCTTTATACAAAACTGTCAGCCGTCTATTGGGATGCCAAACACACGACTAACAAAGCGCGAAATGATGCTTTTCGTTTCATTCCAATCCAGTGGATTTGGGGATATAAATTTATTCCGGGGTGCATTAATAAGATTGTGACTACATATGCTGCTGGGCTTTATAACCCTCTTGCTCATGGTGCGGTGGTTTCCAATGGAAAGCGGCAAGCGTGGGCTTGGTATGCAGGGTTTTCTGTTGGCGAGCTTCGCAAACAGTGGGATTGGTCTTTTGACATCAACTATCAATGGGTGCAATTGCAGGCAATTCCTGACTTTGATGGGGGTGGAATCGGCCGTGGAAACACGTCTAAACGTGGGCTTTACACACGATTCAACAAAGGAATTGGTGCTGTAAATGGCGTCGGAGAAGGTGTAGGTGCAGGAAATTATAAGGGAATTGCAATTGAGCTTCTCTATCTTCTCACCAATAACATTACTGTTTACCAAGCATGGAGGCAATCTGTGAACGAAACCTCCAGTATTAAACCAATTTTTTCCTATAAACAGTACGAACTCGAAATTATTTACGGTTTCTGATTCATTAGTTTGGGGTTTTTTAGAGCAGATTCATAGGAATTGGTTCAAAACTAGCGTACCAAAGCCTAATCAAAGTGTTGACAGAGGGTTCAGGTGTATACTCCTGAGATTTAGCAAAATGCGATTCTATTCGTCTGAAATGTCATCTAAAAAACTTATTAGGAAATGTAAACCATTCCACCCCTTTTTGTTAGAACAGACCTATTGATACAAAAACCTGACTCTATTTATAAAAGCTAAAAGTTAACTTTGCACGCTTAAAATGCTTTCGATCTATCTGATCCTTTCTCGAAACTTTTCTGATTTTCACAAAGACCAAATCAAAATCCTTAACCTTTTTTAGATCCCGAATGAGCTTGCTTGAAGATTTCTCCTCAAGAAATTTTGGGTAGGGAAAAAGAAGACAGGGAATTTGATGTTTTGTCTTTTTCACCTTTTTCACAAATGTTTTGAGAGCATCTTGTCTTGGATCCTTAACGTATAGGAAATCAACAGAAGAAAAAATCCTAAGAAATGAATCAATATACCGCTTGCGGGAGCGGGGAATATAGAAATGCAGCTCTGGATTAAAAGCAGCAAGAAGAGCAATATGGATCCCCTTAATTCTTTCCCAAATCAAGACAGAGGGAAGTCCTTGTTCAAGGGGAGAGTTTTGAATGCCTACTCTGTAAAGCGGTTTGACAAATATCCGAGCCAAGTAATTAAAAAAGTAGCCAGAGAGTCTTGAGGCAATGCTGAGGACCATCACAAAAATGATTACGCCTGTGATGACAAATCCTTGAGCTGCTGTAAACTTAAACGTTTCACTGAACAGAAAAAGGAGAATCGGCGCAATAAGGACACCACAAAAGCTGAGAAAATTCATTGCAGCCACAATTTGTCCTCGTCGCTTCTCTGGAGCATGCCTTTGAATGAATGAATCAAAAGGAACAATAAATAATCCTCCAAATATCCCTAACGCAAAGAGTGCAATAAAGATAAAGATAGGGAAGTGGTATAAGGCTCCAAGAAGAACGATGATTGCAGAAAGAAGAATTCCCGAGATACAT
The window above is part of the Candidatus Neptunochlamydia sp. REUL1 genome. Proteins encoded here:
- a CDS encoding TM2 domain-containing protein, whose translation is MDYKAQVLLSMFLGMFGANHFYAGNHEEGVTPLLGTAVLIYFGLPTLSFILTTISLLQLNEGNYTDSDGKVIRQVVQLKKEEISSTDQKTTLILCSFLGFFGAHQFYTGKPLKGVLMLCSLGGLLIWSSMNLYQIATCDFRDGEDKVLCHSYIKANHGM
- a CDS encoding glutamate decarboxylase is translated as MITKKNDLSKLQESEKGHVSTYSSRYFKERIPKYELPENSMPANAAYQLIHDELNMDSNPSLNLASFVTTWMEPEAEKLITENLHKNFIDHDEYPQTEVIHNRCVNMLARLFNAPEECSSIGAATIGSSEAIMLGLLAHKWKWKKRAKKGAEPNIIFGAEVHVCWEKFARYFDVEMRVIPLEKGRYVITTEEVEKRIDENTIAVGAILGTTYSGQADPIQEINDLLIKVKKEKGWDIPLHVDAASGGFVAPFTSPNFVWDFRLEQVKSINVSGHKYGLVYPGVGWIIYRDESDFPEDLIFKVNYLGGWMPTYTLNFSCNSAFVLGQYYNFLRLGREGYTHIMKNCMSNAQYLAEKLKESGKFEMINDAQMLPVVALKLKDSVKKFTVYDLSAKLRERGWVIAAYTMPANAEEISLLRMVIREHFSRDMADILFQDIENACNFLENGAPPAKANGKEKHRSIC
- a CDS encoding APC family permease, which codes for MSKKRLSVFFLAMMNVAVIMSLRGLPMMAKEGYSLLFYLSFSTIVFLIPSSLISAELATGWSEGGGVYSWVKEAFGDHAGFTAIWLQWIQNVIWYPTILAFAAGALSYLFLNPQLASNKFFNVAVILIVYWGATLINFRGVVASGWLSTLGVICGTIFPGILIIGLGFAWIFMGKPLAFTLSPGGFFPDFSNFNNISFLAGVVLLFAGIEVSAVHANEIKKPKKDYPKAIFLAALIILVVFSLGSLSIASVLPASAISLTAGLMQGFKELFSIFHLDWLLPIIGLLVAFGSIGGVAAWIVGPSKGLFATAKAGDIPPILETRNKNNVPTHILLIQGGVVTILALVFLLMPTVSTAFFLLTALTAILYLVMYILLYASAIRLRYTQPDVKRSYTIPGGNFGMWLVGGVGILGALFAIVVGLFPPTQLSIGSPLLYVLFLTIGTLVFLGVPILMIHFRKPSWKLKNDNQKK
- a CDS encoding glycosyltransferase family 92 protein, coding for MTGILTTALNSPKSPRQLSLVKKGYTLLFVFFCLCGFSDNYELSACCMFKNNPQYEREWKDMEEWLEYHRVLGVEHFFIYADRCTEDFIKNFDWYVDKGIVTIIKVRNKSWDHSSFQAQCLNNFLSSFGHLTNWCLMTDPDEFIVTKAHNNIKAMLDSLDENVGQILLQWVVFGSSGYENLPLDELLTERFIFCGDNDWVVYKGICKPKLVSNHNSLHSACLKPGAKTIIAPLDFAQINHYWTKDESYFRMKMKRRNALKMTRGHVSELEISELLKRFNRNEDYSIFNFIPALKEALYLKHQAVLTEYQEVGF
- a CDS encoding GNAT family N-acetyltransferase yields the protein MYLEKYSYQNPQFTEAFFKAAILKKTFSLTGIRFHGKLVGVMGYFERNGVMTPPIVGYDTALPQSLGLYRMLTVLMFDEAKKKGLLFHMSSGAAAFKRGRGCHQEIESMGVFTTHLPLYRRIPWVVFSFLFNKVGKPILMRRKL
- a CDS encoding patatin-like phospholipase family protein; the protein is MKLAQSEPDPIPQFQLPPQPVKVALVLGGGGSKGLAHVGVLHELEQAGIHPDLIVGCSSGAIIGALYADQPHVKRLESLLTNLKRSDILDFSLFSSPFGFVKGFLLKSFLMENLKARRFEQFQIPFIAVATDLSTGELIEFGGGEIIPAVHASAAVPGVFDPVKYLGRYLVDGGAADPIPADVAKKYGARVIIAVDVGEDLSSKEPYHLFHVAQRSLEISYRRLSEYVTRDADVVIRMNFQDLGMFSDRYNQEIYKHGRETAREMLPQIQRVILEKLPPEKKNLSPSWMLIE